The segment TGGAATCCTGCCAGCCTTTGCGATCCTGCCGGTTCCACGTCGCGCCTGCCACGTCCACCTGAGTCACCGAGAGCGCTTTGGCATTCGCCACCGCCCACTGGGCCACAGCCCACGACTGGGGAGCAGTGACGTTCAGCTGGACCGTTCGGCCTTGGGCCACGGCCGGCAGAGACCCGAACGCCGTCGTCATCGCATCCACAACGGCGTTCGGATCACCGGCAGTGTCTGCGGCACGGAGCGTGCAGTCCAGAGCCCTTTCGGAGTGTCCGGTCAGGGCAGACGCGTAGGCGCGGCCCATGGCTTCATGCTGCGCGTAGGCCTGAGGGAATGCGGAGTGCTGGACCGCTTGCGCAGCATCGGTGATCGCCATGGTCTCGTAGCCGGGTATCTTCACCAGGTGGTCATAGAAAGCGTTTGTCGCGTAAACGGGATCCATGACCTGCGCCTCGGTCCCCCATCCCTGGGACGGACGCTGCTGGAACAGCCCACGCGAATCGGGGCCAACCTCGTCGCCGTGGCCGATGTTGCGCAGCCTGGATTCCTGCATGGCGGTGGCGACGGCAATAGTGGCAGCGCGAGGTGGCAGCCCCCGTTTCACTGAGATAGCCGCGATCAGGGCGGCATTTGCCGCCTGGTCCGTCGCCAACTCGTAGGAATCCGAGCCGACGACGGCGGTGCAGCGCTCCGTAACCAGGGTTTCGGAGCGCTGCAGTACAGTCACTACGGCGTAGAAGGCGCCAGCCACCAAGACAAGCGCCAGCAACAAGATGATGGTGCGTCGGAGACGGCGCATCCAGATATCAGCTAGTTGGTGTGAAGGGCTTCGTTGAGCTCCACCGTCTGTCCCTTGCGGGGGAGGACCTCGACTTCACCCGTGGTGGAGTTGCGGCGGAACAGCAGGTTCGGCATGCCCGAGAGTTCCACGGCCTTGATGATGCTGCTGGTGTCCTCGCCGTTGGCGTCCTTTGGGCCGAGGATCCGTACGCGGGTTCCTGCCGTGACGTAGAGGCCGGCTTCAACCACGGAATCATCGCCGATGCTGATGCCCACGCCGGAATTCGCTCCCAGCAGTACACGCTCACCCAGGGCGATCTTTTCCTTGCCGCCACCGGACAGGGTGCCCATGATGGAGGCGCCGCCGCCGACGTCGGTGCCGTCACCGGTCACCACACCTGCGGAGATGCGGCCTTCCACCATGGAGGTGCCAAGCGTGCCGGCATTGAAGTTCACGAAGCCCTCGTGCATGACGGTGGTGCCTTCGGAGAGGTAGGCGCCCAAACGGACACGGTCTGCGTCGGCTATCCTGACGCCGCTGGGGACGACGTAGTCCACCATACGGGGGAACTTGTCCACTCCATACACGGTGACGGCGCCGCGCTTGCGGAGGCGGGCGCGGGTCACCTCAAAACCGTCCACCGCGGCGGGACCGAAGTTGGTCCACACAACGTTGGGGAGTTTGCCGAAGATACCGTCCAGGTTGATGCTGTTGGGCTGGACCAGGCGGTGCGAGAGCAGGTGAAGGCGCAAGTAGGCGTCCACGGTGTCCGCGGGGGCTTCATCCAGGTTGATCTGGGCGAAGACAACCTTCTGCTCCGTCCCGCGATCGGCGTCGCGGCTATCAGAAGCAAGGCTGGTCAACGATTCATCCGCATGCTCCACCGTTCGCAGGGACTCGGCCGCTACGCCCAGGGCCGGCGCCGGAAACCATGCGTCCAGTACTGTCGCTTCTCCGGCGTCGGAGGTGGCGATGGTGGCCAGGCCAAAGCCATAGGCGGAACGGTGGTTTGCAGATGCGCTATCGGGTGCGGCTGAGGCAGCGGTTTCAGTCATGCTGCAAGTCTATCGAGAGCCGCTGGCTGCCTCGAAACCGAGTGTGGTCCCAGGGGTCGCAATTCGCGCGGGATACAGTGGACAAGTGACCGTCGAAACTACTCCGATTCTTCTTGACCTCCGGCAAGACGTCGCGTTGCTGACCGCCGCGCTCATGGACATCAACAGCGTGTCCGGCAACGAATCCGCGTTGGCGAACGCCGTCGAGTCTGCCCTTCGCACGATCCCGGGGCTGCGGTTGGTGCGGGATGGCGACGCCATCATTGCCCGAACCGAGCTTGGACGTCCCGAGCGGGTCATCCTTGCCGGCCACCTCGATACCGTACCGTTGCCCACCGTGGAAGGTTCACTAGGCACAGTGCCGTCAACGTGGGAGTCCGGCATCGCGGGCACGGGGAATCTGTACGGACGCGGGGCAACCGACATGAAGGGCGGAGTTGCGGTACAGCTTGCCCTCGCAGCCACCATGTTCGACGGCGGCGCCGAGCCGGGCAAAGATGTCACGTTTGTCTTCTACGACCATGAGGAAGTCGAAGCCGTCAAGAGCGGCCTTGGTCGCTTGGTAAGGAACCACGGCCATCTCCTGGAAGGTGACTTCGCGATCCTCCTCGAACCCACTGACGGCACCGTGGAAGGTGGCTGCAATGGCACTAGCCGCTTCGAAGCCACCACGGTGGGGGAGGCGGCCCACTCGGCCCGGGCGTGGATGGGCAGCAATGCCATCCACGCTGCCGCCCCCATCCTCAGCCGCTTGGCTGCCTACGAACCGCGCACTGTCAACGTGGACGGGCTCGACTACCGGGAAAGCCTCAATGCCGTGAAGATCAACGGCGGTACCGCAGGCAACGTGATTCCGGACCGCTGCGTGGTGGAAATCAACTACCGATTCGCGCCGGACAAGACCCCGGACCAAGCCGAAGCCCATGTCCGTGAACTGTTGGAGGGCTTCGACGTGGTCCGCACCGATGCCGCCGCTGGCGCCAGGCCCGGCCTTAACCACCCGGCTGCCGCGTCCTTCGTTGCCGCCGTCGGCGCCGATCCCAAACCCAAATACGGGTGGACCGACGTCGCGCGCTTCAGTGAACTAGGCGTTCCCGCAGTCAATTTCGGCCCCGGCGATCCGCTGCTGGCCCATAAGGACAATGAACACGTCGACGCCGATGCCATCCGCGAGTGCCTCCGCGCCCTTCGGCTGTGGCTGGCCGACTAGCGTTTAACTGCGAACGTGGGTGTGGCCCCACGGGCCGCACCCACGTTTTGGCTAGCCCTCGGCCGCCACAATTTCCGATCTGGCTACCTTCACCACTTTGACGTTGCGGCGCATCCGGCTTTCAAGCCACTTGGCGATGCCCGCGAGGATCAGGCACATGCCCACGTACAGCACGCCGGCGATGATGGCGGAGGGGATGATGGGCGAGCCGTACTGGGCTTGGCTTCCGAAGTATTTCGCTTGGAAGAGGATTTCGTTGTAGGTCACGATGAAGCCCAACGCCGTGTCCTTGAGAATGACCACGAGCTGGGAAATGATCACCGGGAGCATTGAGCGGACCGCCTGCGGAAGCAGGATGTTCGTCATCACCGCGCTCTTGGGCAAGCCGATGGCATAGCCGGCCTCGCTCTGTCCGCGGGGGAGCGATTCAATGCCGGCGCGGAAGACTTCCGCCAGCACTGATCCGTTGTACAGCACCAGGCCGGCAACGACTGCCGTGAAAGGCGTGATGCCCTGGACGCCCAGCTGAGGTAGTCCGTAGTAGAAGATCATCATGAGGATCAGCAAGGGAACGGCACGGAAGAGTTCCGTGAATCCGTAGCAAGGCATGCTGATCCACTTGCGGTCGGAGAGCCGGCCGAACGCCAGGACCACACCGAGGACGAGGCTGAACACGGCTGCCGTGGCAAAAGCGGAAAGCGTTGCACCTACCGACTGGACGATGGTCTGCTGCACCAGCGGGAAGGTGAACAACTGCCATTTCTTCGCATCGAACTGCCCGCTTTGAGCGAAGCGGAGGACGATGAACCCGACGATGGCGATGATGACCAGGGCGGTCACGACGCCGAGAATCCTGTAGCGTGCGCGCGCTTTTGGCCCCGGGGCGTCAAAGAGAACCGAGCTCATCGGGCCACCTTCCATTTCTTTTCAAGCTTTCGCTGTGCGAAGGAAAGGATGAAAACGATCAGAACGAATATTAGTGCGACCCAGAGCAGTCCGGCCATGGCGGGTTCCCCGCGCTCGGAAAGGTTTGACCGAATGGCCCCCGCTTCGGCCACTGAAAATCCTGCAGCCACCGTGGTGTTCTTGAGCAATGCAATGAACACGCTGAACATGGGCGGGATGACCGCGCGGAAAGCCTGGGGGAGGATCACCACCGTGAGCGTTTGCGTGAACGTCAGTCCGATGGCGCGGGCAGCTTCGGCTTGGCCCACGGGAACGGTGTTGATGCCGGAGCGTACGGCCTCGGCCACGTAAGTGGCCGTGTATAGGCTGAGGCCAACGGTAGCGGCAGTCATGAAATCAATTTCGACGAGGCCAAGCTTCGGATAGCCCAAGGCAAAAAAGAACAGGACCAGCGTCAACGGGGTGTTGCGCACCACGTTGATATACAGCGTGGCTGCGGCGCGCATCGCAGGGATCGGCGAAACACGCAGCGTTGCCACGATGGTGCCCAGGATCAAGGCAAAGACCCCTGCAAAGAAGAAGAGTATGAGGGTGTTCCGGAACCCCGTGATAAAGAGATCCGAGTTGTTCAGCAGCGTATTCACAGAATGGTCGCTTTCAGCCGATATTTGAGGGGACATCCGAGGGGGCGGCTTTGAGCCGCCCCCTCAACGTTGGCTTAGTAGTTGTCCACTGCGGGCTGGGTGACCTTGGTGCCGGACTGCCCCAGGGTGGAGTCGTAGATTTTCTGCCACGTGGATCCGCCATCGGTGAACATCTTGTTGATGAACTGGCGCAGCGCAGTGTCGCCCTTCTTCAGGCCGACACCGTACTTCTCAACGGTGAATGGCTGTCCGACGACCTTCAGGCTGTCCGGCTCCTGGGCAGCGTAGCCGAGCAGGATGGCCTGGTCGGTGGTGACGGCGTCGACCTGGCCGCTCTTGAGGGCTTCGACGCACTGCGAGTACGTGTCGAACTCTGTGGTCTTGGTGCTGGGGAAGTTCGCCTTGATGTTCTGGATCGGCGTGGAACCGGTGGCCGAGCAGACGTTCTTGCCGGAGAGGTCCTTCTCACTGTTGATGGACGTGTTGTCCTTCTTGACCAGCAGGCCCTGGCCGGTCACGAAGTAGGGACCCGCGAAATCGATCAGCTGCTTGCGCTTGTCAGTGATGGAGTACGTCCCGACGTAATAGTCGATGTCGCCGTTGGTAATGGCTGACTCGCGGTTGGCGGAAGGGATTGGCTTGTATTCGATCTTGTCCTGGGAGAAGCCAAGGGATGCCGCAATCCACTGGGCAATCTGGATGTCAAAGCCGCTGTACTCACCGGTCGCAGCATCTTTGAATCCCAGGCCGGGCTGATCCTGCTTCACGCCGATCCGGACTTTCCCATTCGATTTGATGGTGTCGAATGTCGGGCTGCCCGTGATGGAAACATTCTGAGCCACGGTGAAAGGTGCGGACCCACTGCTCGGCGCCGTGGAGCCTCCGCCGCTTCCCCCACATGCGCTCAGCGACAGGGCGAGCACTGCACTTGCGGCGACCAGAAGAGATTTCCTCCGGGTGATAAAAGCCTTCATGATGTTCCTTTCATTGTGCGGCCGCACTGCGGCCCGGGTGCGGTGGGTGCTAGTGGGTCAGGAGTTTCGAGAGGAAATCCTTGGCACGGTTGCTCTGGGGATTGGTGAAGAATTCCTCGGGTTTGGCGTCTTCCACGATCTGGCCGTCCGCCATGAAGACCACACGGTCCGCAGCCTTCCTGGCAAAGCCCATCTCGTGGGTGACCACGATCATGGTCATGCCTTCCTTGGCCAGCTGGACCATGACGTCCAGGACCTCGTTGATCATTTCCGGGTCAAGGGCGGAGGTCGGCTCATCAAACAGCATGACCTTCGGTTTCATGGCGAGGGCCCGCGCGATTGCCACACGCTGCTGCTGGCCGCCGGACAATTGTGCCGGCAACTTGGGTGCCTGTTGCCCGACGCCGACCCGCTCCAACAACGCCATGGCGTCCTTGTCCGCGGTTGCCTTGCTCAGCTTCTTGACCTTGATCGGACCCAAGGTGACGTTCTCGAGGATCGTCTTGTGCGCGAAAAGGTTGAAGGACTGGAAGACCATCCCGACGTCGGCACGGAGGAGGGCGAGTTCCTTGCCTTCCTCGGGAAGTTTCTTGCCGTCGATCGAGATCTCGCCCGTGTCGATGGTCTCTAGCCGGTTGATGGCCCGGCACAGCGTCGACTTACCCGAGCCCGACGGCCCGATGACAACCACAACCTCGCCCTTCTTGACCTGGAGGTTGATGTCCTTGAGGACATGCAGTTGACCATAGTGCTTGTTGACGCCATTCAGGGAGACGAGGGTTTCGCTGGAGGCTTGAGTAGTCATACGACGAATCTAGCGAAGAAACGCCCTATGATGAGCCAGCTCACAACAACTTCCGCAGATCGTGATTCAACAGATACCTCTCTTGCAGCTTGTTGATAGGAAAGAGTGCAGCCGCGTGCGGCAACACGAACAAGAGAGCAGCGCTGGAACAGTAGTACCCGCCATCCGCGCTAGCCTATGTCAATGAGTACCAGCCAGCCCCAGGTTCCAAGTCCAGACGCTAACGGCAAAGCCACGGGCAACCGAACGGCAGCGTCAGCTCCTGCCGTTGCCGCGGAACCGCCAGCGAAGCACAAAGGACCCTTGGAGCTTCGGCGCAAACAGGCCGCCATGCCGATGTCGGACCAACGGCTCCTGGACACGCGGGGAGCGGACCACTTCATTCACACCGACCCGTGGCGGGTACTTCGAATCCAGAGCGAATTCGTCGAAGGGTTCGGTGCGCTGGCAGAGCTTGGCCCAGCGGTCAGCGTCTTCGGTTCCGCCCGCACCAAACCAGGAACCGGCTTTTACGACATGGGGGTGCAAGTCGGCCGCCATCTCGCCGAAGCCGGAGTCGCCGTCATCACAGGAGGCGGCCCCGGATCCATGGAGGCCGCCAACAGGGGTGCTGTGGAAGGCAATGGAGTGTCCGTGGGCCTGGGCATCGAACTGCCGTTTGAACAGGGCCTGAACCGGTGGGTGGACCTGGGTATCAACTTCAGGTACTTTTTCGCCCGAAAGACTATGTTCGTGAAGTACGCGCAAGGTTTCATTGTCCTGCCGGGCGGCCTGGGGACCTTGGACGAACTGTTCGAGGCGATGGTCCTGGTGCAGACCCGCAAAGTGACGTCGTTCCCCATCGTGCTGTTGGGTGTTGACTTCTGGAGCCCGATGATCGAATGGATCAAGGGGACTTTGGTAGCCGAAGGCATGGTCTCCGCGAAGGACCTGGACCTCATCCAGCTCGTTGACGATCCTGCGGATGCCGTGCACCGCGTCCTGCACGGTGTCCCGCGTCCGCCCTCGACCAATGGCGACCAGCGCCCGGAGTAGCGTTGCCTGAGCTCTCAGCTGAGTCTGGCACGATGGTGTTGTGAGCTTCTTCTTGGTCTTTCTCGCGATCGCCGTTGCCGGCGCCGTGTTGTTCCTCGGTGCCGGAATGGCCCGGTCCAGCCGCAACTCCGGCGCCGGGTTGGATGAACCAGTCCCGAACCTGCCGCCGGTTCTGCTACCGGCCGGAGCCAAGGCGTCCGACGTCGACCGCGTACGGTTTGCCTTGGGCCTGCGCGGCTACCGGATGGACCAGGTTGATCAGGTGCTCGATGAGTTGAGGGATCAACTCACCGCGCAGGAGAGGGAAATTGACCGGCTTAAGCGCTCCCTTGAAACAGCCAGGAACCAGGAAGAACCGACAGCATGACCCCGGACCTCGGAACGCGCTCCCCGAGGAGTACGCTGCGCCGCGTAGGAGCTCATGCCGCGGCCTGGCCGTGGTGGGTCCAGATCGCCCTCATCTACATCGCCGCGAGGCTTGTCAGCGCGTGCATCTTCATGGCTGCGGCATTGCAGCAAGGCGTCAATCCGTGGTTTCCGCCAACACCCGACTACTGGAACTTCATCACGATCTGGGATGGACGCTGGTACGCCGAAGCAGCGAGCAACGGTTATCCGTCCGTCCTGCCGCTGAATGCGAGCGGCAATGTCGCGGAAAATTCCTGGGCCTTCTACGCCCTGTTTCCCTACCTCGCCAGGGCACTCGGAGCACTCACCGGATTGGCCACCCTGCCGGCTCTAACGACGATTGCCATGGTCGCCGGGCTCGGGGCGGCCATGGTGGTTTACAAGCTGTTCCGGGAATATACAGGGCGCCGCACTGCTCTCTGGGCAGTCGTTTTTTTCTCGACATTCCCCGTCTCGCCCATCCTGCAGGTCCCCTACGCGGAATCCCTCAATATCCTGCTGCTGGCGGGCTCCCTTCTGCTCGTGGTGCGCCGCAAGTACCTTGCAGCGATGCCCGTGGTCTTGCTCATGTGCCTGTCGCGGCCCACTGGTGTGCCTTTCGCGGCAATGGTCGGGGTCCTTTTGCTGAATCGCCTTTGGAGGAGGTTCGGACGCCGTCCGGAGCTGACCACTGTGCCCAGGGAACTGGCTGCTCCCGCGCTCCGGGACCTTGCATCGCTGACCGGGCTGGTAGCGGTCAGCGTGGCGGGCGCACTCGCTTGGCCGGCCATTGCCTGGGCAGTCACCGGCGATCCGCTGGCCTACACGAAGACCGAAACCGTGTGGCGTGGGGATGATCTTGTTCCCTTCAAGCCGTGGTTCGAGACCGGCCAAATGCTCTTCGGGCCCGTGCTCGGGACGCTGGCGCCGTTTCTGTTCGTGGCGGTCTTTGCCCTGATGATGCTGAGCAAGCCGGTCCGGGCCTTGGGCACTGAACTGCGGCTGTGGTGCACGTGCTACATGGCGTACCTCCTGGCTTTCCTGCACCCCCAGACGAGTACGTTCCGGATGCTCCTGCCTTTGTTCCCCCTGGCGCTCAGTGCGGCATGGTTGTCTCGCTCGAAGGCCTACCGTGGCACGGTGGTGGTCATGTTCGTCCTCCTTCAGATCGTCTGGATTGTCTGGCTGTGGGCGTGGGCTCCGCTGCCGGGCGGCGGAGATTATCCTCCGTGACGCTGGGCGGCGTTTGGCCTGTTCAAGAGCGATCGCGGCCCGCCCGGAAAAGTCCATCAATTAGCTACGGGCGGGTAATTACGAGATAATGGACACAAGCAAGGACAAAAAGCACCCTCGGGTGCTCGGCGGCGACGACTGAACAGCCAAGACTGTCGACGCCGTAAATTCCACGCGGAGCCAGCCCGGCCGGGTTGGCGGGATTTGGGACAACTGGAGGGGATTTTCCTAATGGCGGCTATGAAACCACGTACTGGCGACGGCCCTATGGAAGTAACCAAAGAGGGCCGCAGCCTGATCATGCGTGTGCCGCTCGAAGGCGGAGGACGGCTGGTGGTCGAGCTCAACGCAGCAGAAGCGGCGAACCTCAAGGAATGCCTCGTAGGCGTTACTGAATAGATTCACTGGGCAGGGCCCGGCAGAAGAGCCGGCGCCCTGCTTTGATGTTTAAGCCTGGGGTATGGCGGGTGCAGACTACTTCTTGACTGCTACCAGCAAACCGTCACCGGTGGGAAGCATTGCCGAGGAGAGGCGCTCGTCATCGCGGATGGCCTTGCCGATCTGGCGCAACACCACTGTGGTGCTGTCCCTGGCGGCCGGGTTGGAAACCTTGTCCTTGTCCAAAGCGTCATTGATGACCAGCGTTCCGCCGGACTTGAGCAACCTGATGGCCTGCTCGACGTATCCGGGAAAGTTGGGCTTGTCAGCGTCGATGAACACGAGGTCGTAAGCGGAATCGGTGAGGCGCGGCAAGACATCGGCTGCGCGGCCGGAGATGGTCCGGGTCCGGTTCGCGGGGCTGCCCGACTCCAGGAAGGCCTCGCGCGCGGCCTTGAGGTGCTCGACGTCGACGTCGATCGTTGTCAGGACAGCTTGTGGGCTGAGGCCACGCAGAAGGCACACGCCGGACACTCCTGCCCCTGAACCGACCTCCACGACGGTCTGGGCCTTTGATGCCGCAGCGAGTACCGTCAGGACAGCACCGACGCCGGGGCTGACTGGAGTAACGCCCAGCTCGAACGACCGTTCACGGGCGCGAAGCAACACGTCGTCCTCGGCAGGCAGATCTTCTGCATAGGACCAGCTGGTTGACTTGTCGGCACTCATGGGGGTTCGCTTTCCAGGCAGAGGGGTGTTGTTTCCAGACTACTGGCTCCCGGCCGCTCAGCCCGGACACCTCTGGCCGCTAATTCTGTGTCTTCCCGGCGGAGTGCGGGTGTCCTTCGGACGATGTTCGCTCTGCGGGAAAAACGGACCCGTGATCAGCAAAATCCCAGACAAAACTGGGATGATATAGGTTCGACCATCCAAGTGACGGTCGGCAACGAACTCCTGAGTGACCGGCAGGATGACAAACAGTTTGAGGGGAGTGGACGATGCGGGCATCAAGTGCTGCGCCAGTCCAGACGACGGAAGCAGTCCTGGGTTCAACCGACCAGGCCCCGCCCGCGGAAGAATGGGTCAGACCTACGTGGGAAGAAGTGGTGGAGAACCACTCGGCCAAAGTCTTCCGTCTTGCCTATCGGCTGACGGGAAACAAGTTCGACGCCGAGGATCTCACCCAGGAAGTCTTTGTCCGCGTCTTCCGTTCGCTCGAAAACTTCAAGCCGGGGACGCTCGACGGCTGGTTGCACCGGATCACCACCAACCTCTTCCTCGACCAGGCACGGCGGAAGAGCCGCATCCGTTTCGATGCCTTGGCCGAAGACGCCGAATCCCGGTTGCCCGGCCGTGAGCCCGGGCCCGAGCAGAGCTTCGAGTTGAACAACCTGGACCTTGACGTCCAGCGCGCCCTGGAAGAACTTCCGCCGGACTTTCGCGCCGCCGTCGTACTTTGCGATCTTGAAGGCCTCTCCTATGACGAAGTTGCCGAAGCCTTGGGCGTGAAACTTGGGACCGTCAGGTCCCGCATCCACCGCGGCCGGACCATGCTCCGCGAAAAGCTGGCGCACCGGGATCCACGTCCGGTCCAAGCCCGCAAGCCACGGCTGAAGATGCCCCGCATCGCCGGTCTCCTTTAGCCAGCGATGGGTCTGCTGAACGGACGACGCGGTGGCTTGAACCGGGGAACTATCCGGCACAGCCGCACCCCCGGCCACCTGCAGGAATGCTCGGAATGCCAGGCTGCCGTCCTTCGTGAACGCCAGTACTTGGAGCGCCTTAGGCGTGCCGAGGTCCCCGAAGCCAGCCAGGATTTGACCAACCGGCTGCTCGAACACACCCAACGCTTGGCGCAAACCGGGTCGCCCGAGCGCAGGCCGGTCCAGCGAAGCGTCTGGCGTGGAGTACGGCTTGTCAGTGCCACTGCAGGCGGGCTCGCTGTCAGTGCCGGAATCCTGGCGGTGGCCGCCTATGCGATCGGCGGCGACGCCACGCCCCAGGCTTCCAACCGCGGAGATCAGGAAGTCCGGACCTTGGTCGGTTCAACCCTGGCCAGCAACACCGAGCAGCAGCTCGCAGTGACCGGTTCGCAGCTCGGCCTGCCTGTCACCGTGGCGGGAACTGTCAGCCTGACCGGGCAGCAGCTGGCGGAACTTCGGAAGGACGGCTGGGCCTGTCCGGACATGGCAAACATGGGATACCACGTGGTTTCCGCCCTGGCCATGATGCAGGACGGGCACCCCGCCATCGAGCTGCACTTGAGCAGCGGAGACCACCACGCGACCCTGGTGGAAGAGCACCTGGAAGGCAGCGGCACCCCCGGGACCAGGCTGTCCATCACGCAGGGAGCCATGTGGCAGGCCGTCTACGGCTCTCCGGCGGCTGTCCTGCGCTATTCCTCCGAGCTGCCGGCCGAGCAAACTGCGGGGGCGGTTCCCGAGCTTGTGAAGGCAGGAAATTCGCTCCTGGCCCGGCCCTCCGCCAGCAACCCAGGCACGTGGAATGAACGGGTGCAACGGGGCCTACGGGCGCTGGCTGGCCTGGCAGGGTTCTGAGCGGACTAGCGGACAAGGTAATCTTCGATACGTGTTTGGAATCAATGGCCCGGAGTTTTTGATCCTGCTGATCATCGGCGTAATCGTGATCGGTCCCAGCCGCTTGCCTGAATACACCCGGAAGCTGG is part of the Arthrobacter methylotrophus genome and harbors:
- the dapD gene encoding 2,3,4,5-tetrahydropyridine-2,6-dicarboxylate N-succinyltransferase, translating into MTETAASAAPDSASANHRSAYGFGLATIATSDAGEATVLDAWFPAPALGVAAESLRTVEHADESLTSLASDSRDADRGTEQKVVFAQINLDEAPADTVDAYLRLHLLSHRLVQPNSINLDGIFGKLPNVVWTNFGPAAVDGFEVTRARLRKRGAVTVYGVDKFPRMVDYVVPSGVRIADADRVRLGAYLSEGTTVMHEGFVNFNAGTLGTSMVEGRISAGVVTGDGTDVGGGASIMGTLSGGGKEKIALGERVLLGANSGVGISIGDDSVVEAGLYVTAGTRVRILGPKDANGEDTSSIIKAVELSGMPNLLFRRNSTTGEVEVLPRKGQTVELNEALHTN
- the dapE gene encoding succinyl-diaminopimelate desuccinylase translates to MTVETTPILLDLRQDVALLTAALMDINSVSGNESALANAVESALRTIPGLRLVRDGDAIIARTELGRPERVILAGHLDTVPLPTVEGSLGTVPSTWESGIAGTGNLYGRGATDMKGGVAVQLALAATMFDGGAEPGKDVTFVFYDHEEVEAVKSGLGRLVRNHGHLLEGDFAILLEPTDGTVEGGCNGTSRFEATTVGEAAHSARAWMGSNAIHAAAPILSRLAAYEPRTVNVDGLDYRESLNAVKINGGTAGNVIPDRCVVEINYRFAPDKTPDQAEAHVRELLEGFDVVRTDAAAGARPGLNHPAAASFVAAVGADPKPKYGWTDVARFSELGVPAVNFGPGDPLLAHKDNEHVDADAIRECLRALRLWLAD
- a CDS encoding amino acid ABC transporter permease, with the translated sequence MSSVLFDAPGPKARARYRILGVVTALVIIAIVGFIVLRFAQSGQFDAKKWQLFTFPLVQQTIVQSVGATLSAFATAAVFSLVLGVVLAFGRLSDRKWISMPCYGFTELFRAVPLLILMMIFYYGLPQLGVQGITPFTAVVAGLVLYNGSVLAEVFRAGIESLPRGQSEAGYAIGLPKSAVMTNILLPQAVRSMLPVIISQLVVILKDTALGFIVTYNEILFQAKYFGSQAQYGSPIIPSAIIAGVLYVGMCLILAGIAKWLESRMRRNVKVVKVARSEIVAAEG
- a CDS encoding amino acid ABC transporter permease encodes the protein MNTLLNNSDLFITGFRNTLILFFFAGVFALILGTIVATLRVSPIPAMRAAATLYINVVRNTPLTLVLFFFALGYPKLGLVEIDFMTAATVGLSLYTATYVAEAVRSGINTVPVGQAEAARAIGLTFTQTLTVVILPQAFRAVIPPMFSVFIALLKNTTVAAGFSVAEAGAIRSNLSERGEPAMAGLLWVALIFVLIVFILSFAQRKLEKKWKVAR
- a CDS encoding glutamate ABC transporter substrate-binding protein, translated to MKAFITRRKSLLVAASAVLALSLSACGGSGGGSTAPSSGSAPFTVAQNVSITGSPTFDTIKSNGKVRIGVKQDQPGLGFKDAATGEYSGFDIQIAQWIAASLGFSQDKIEYKPIPSANRESAITNGDIDYYVGTYSITDKRKQLIDFAGPYFVTGQGLLVKKDNTSINSEKDLSGKNVCSATGSTPIQNIKANFPSTKTTEFDTYSQCVEALKSGQVDAVTTDQAILLGYAAQEPDSLKVVGQPFTVEKYGVGLKKGDTALRQFINKMFTDGGSTWQKIYDSTLGQSGTKVTQPAVDNY
- a CDS encoding amino acid ABC transporter ATP-binding protein, with amino-acid sequence MTTQASSETLVSLNGVNKHYGQLHVLKDINLQVKKGEVVVVIGPSGSGKSTLCRAINRLETIDTGEISIDGKKLPEEGKELALLRADVGMVFQSFNLFAHKTILENVTLGPIKVKKLSKATADKDAMALLERVGVGQQAPKLPAQLSGGQQQRVAIARALAMKPKVMLFDEPTSALDPEMINEVLDVMVQLAKEGMTMIVVTHEMGFARKAADRVVFMADGQIVEDAKPEEFFTNPQSNRAKDFLSKLLTH
- a CDS encoding TIGR00730 family Rossman fold protein, translated to MSTSQPQVPSPDANGKATGNRTAASAPAVAAEPPAKHKGPLELRRKQAAMPMSDQRLLDTRGADHFIHTDPWRVLRIQSEFVEGFGALAELGPAVSVFGSARTKPGTGFYDMGVQVGRHLAEAGVAVITGGGPGSMEAANRGAVEGNGVSVGLGIELPFEQGLNRWVDLGINFRYFFARKTMFVKYAQGFIVLPGGLGTLDELFEAMVLVQTRKVTSFPIVLLGVDFWSPMIEWIKGTLVAEGMVSAKDLDLIQLVDDPADAVHRVLHGVPRPPSTNGDQRPE
- a CDS encoding DivIVA domain-containing protein — protein: MSFFLVFLAIAVAGAVLFLGAGMARSSRNSGAGLDEPVPNLPPVLLPAGAKASDVDRVRFALGLRGYRMDQVDQVLDELRDQLTAQEREIDRLKRSLETARNQEEPTA
- a CDS encoding DUF3117 domain-containing protein; this translates as MAAMKPRTGDGPMEVTKEGRSLIMRVPLEGGGRLVVELNAAEAANLKECLVGVTE
- a CDS encoding O-methyltransferase, which produces MSADKSTSWSYAEDLPAEDDVLLRARERSFELGVTPVSPGVGAVLTVLAAASKAQTVVEVGSGAGVSGVCLLRGLSPQAVLTTIDVDVEHLKAAREAFLESGSPANRTRTISGRAADVLPRLTDSAYDLVFIDADKPNFPGYVEQAIRLLKSGGTLVINDALDKDKVSNPAARDSTTVVLRQIGKAIRDDERLSSAMLPTGDGLLVAVKK
- the sigE gene encoding RNA polymerase sigma factor SigE, which codes for MRASSAAPVQTTEAVLGSTDQAPPAEEWVRPTWEEVVENHSAKVFRLAYRLTGNKFDAEDLTQEVFVRVFRSLENFKPGTLDGWLHRITTNLFLDQARRKSRIRFDALAEDAESRLPGREPGPEQSFELNNLDLDVQRALEELPPDFRAAVVLCDLEGLSYDEVAEALGVKLGTVRSRIHRGRTMLREKLAHRDPRPVQARKPRLKMPRIAGLL